A genomic region of Oryza glaberrima chromosome 1, OglaRS2, whole genome shotgun sequence contains the following coding sequences:
- the LOC127759958 gene encoding G-type lectin S-receptor-like serine/threonine-protein kinase At2g19130, whose translation MAPPCSSALVLPCLLVIAMAALQSAVVFADTVTAKRPLSGSQSALVSKRRKFALGFFQPENSQHWYLGIWYNQISKHTPVWVANRGTPISNPDTSQLTIATDGNMVLLDNSTTAIWSTNISKIASNSTVGVILDTGNLVLADASNTSIIHWQSFDHFGNTWLPGGKLGRNNKLAGVSTRLVAWKARNDPSPGVFSLELDPNGTSQYLLEWSITQQYWTSGNWTGRIFADVPEMTGCYPSSTYTFDYVNGENESESYFVYDLKDESVLTRFFLSEMGQIQFLTWIYAAKDWMPFWSQPKVKCDVYSLCGPFSVCTENALTSCSCLRGFSEQNVGEWLQGDHTSGCRRNVELQCSSNASVMGRTDGFYTMANVRLPSNAESVVVIGNDQCEQACLRSCSCTAYSYNGSCSLWHGDLINLQDVSAISSQGSSTVLIRLAASELSGQKQKNTKNLITIAIVATSVLVLMIAALFFIFRRRMVKQTTRVEGSLIAFTYRDLKSVTKNFSEKLGGGAFGLVFKGSLPDATVVAVKKLEGFRQGEKQFRAEVSTIGNIQHVNLIRLLGFCSEKSRRLLVYEYMPNGSLDKQLFDNKKHVLSWNTRYQIALGIARGLDYLHEKCRDCIIHCDIKPENILLDGSFAPKVADFGLAKLMGRDISRVLTTARGTVGYIAPEWIAGTAVTAKADVFSYGMTLLEIVSGRRNVQGRRRRQEQQDDGGAAADRPFPLVAAGRLVGGGVGGGRREELVSAVVDCRLGGDADMGEVERACRVACWCIQDDENARPAMATVVQVLEGLVEIGVPPIPRSLQFLAELADQSNYLQFFSDLLPSN comes from the exons ATGGCGCCGCCCTGCTCCTCTGCTCTCGTTCTACCTTGCCTGCTTGTCATAGCCATGGCCGCTCTGCAAAGTGCTGTGGTGTTTGCCGATACCGTCACTGCCAAACGCCCGTTGTCCGGCAGCCAGAGTGCACTGGTGTCCAAGCGTCGCAAGTTCGCGCTCGGTTTCTTCCAGCCAG AAAACTCACAGCATTGGTACCTTGGCATCTGGTACAACCAAATTTCCAAACACACACCTGTCTGGGTTGCAAACAGGGGCACTCCAATCTCGAATCCGGACACCTCACAACTAACCATAGCAACCGACGGCAACATGGTATTACTCGACAATTCAACAACTGCAATTTGGTCCACGAACATCTCCAAGATCGCCTCCAACTCCACGGTCGGTGTCATCCTCGACACCGGCAACCTTGTCCTCGCAGACGCATCGAACACCTCCATCATCCACTGGCAGAGCTTCGACCATTTCGGCAACACCTGGCTCCCCGGCGGCAAGCTCGGCCGGAATAACAAGCTCGCCGGCGTGAGCACCCGTCTGGTCGCATGGAAGGCTCGCAATGACCCATCTCCAGGCGTCTTCTCCCTCGAGCTGGATCCGAATGGCACAAGCCAATACCTGCTCGAATGGAGCATCACGCAGCAGTACTGGACGAGCGGCAACTGGACCGGCCGCATATTCGCCGACGTGCCGGAGATGACGGGATGCTACCCGAGCTCGACGTACACCTTCGACTACGTCAATGGCGAGAACGAGAGCGAGAGCTACTTCGTGTACGACCTCAAGGACGAGTCCGTCCTCACGAGGTTCTTCCTGAGCGAGATGGGGCAGATCCAGTTCTTGACATGGATCTACGCAGCCAAGGACTGGATGCCGTTCTGGTCGCAGCCCAAGGTGAAGTGCGACGTGTACTCGCTGTGTGGCCCGTTCAGTGTCTGCACCGAGAACGCACTGACATCTTGTAGCTGCCTCCGGGGATTCAGCGAGCAGAACGTTGGCGAGTGGTTGCAGGGAGATCACACTTCAGGGTGCAGAAGAAACGTCGAGCTGCAGTGTAGCAGCAATGCCTCAGTGATGGGGAGGACTGATGGTTTCTACACGATGGCCAACGTCAGATTACCAAGCAATGCAGAGAGCGTGGTGGTCATAGGAAATGATCAGTGTGAGCAAGCATGCTTAAGAAGTTGTTCTTGCACTGCTTACTCCTACAACGGCAGCTGCTCACTGTGGCATGGAGACCTCATCAACCTGCAGGATGTGTCTGCCATTAGTAGCCAAGGAAGCAGCACTGTTTTGATTCGCTTGGCCGCTTCAGAATTGTCTGGCCAGAAGCAGAAGAACACCAAGAACTTGATCACTATTGCCATCGTTGCTACTAGTGTTCTAGTACTCATGATAGCTGCTTTGTttttcatcttcagaagaaGAATGGTAAAGCAAACAACAAGAGTGGAAGGTTCCTTGATAGCATTCACATACCGTGACCTGAAATCTGTGACCAAAAATTTCTCCGAGAAGCTCGGGGGAGGCGCATTTGGTTTAGTGTTCAAAGGGTCGCTACCTGATGCGACCGTGGTGGCCGTGAAGAAGCTCGAAGGTTTTCGTCAGGGGGAGAAGCAGTTTCGCGCGGAGGTGAGCACGATCGGCAACATCCAACACGTCAACCTGATTCGATTGCTCGGGTTTTGCTCGGAGAAATCGCGAAGGCTACTCGTCTACGAGTACATGCCAAACGGTTCACTGGACAAGCAACTTTTTGACAATAAAAAACATGTCCTGAGTTGGAACACGAGGTACCAGATTGCTCTTGGAATCGCGAGGGGATTAGACTACCTCCACGAGAAATGCAGGGATTGCATCATACACTGCGACATCAAGCCAGAGAACATACTGCTCGATGGCTCGTTTGCACCCAAGGTCGCCGACTTCGGGCTCGCCAAGCTCATGGGCCGCGACATCAGCCGCGTGCTGACCACGGCGAGGGGCACGGTGGGGTACATCGCGCCGGAGTGGATCGCCGGCACGGCCGTCACGGCGAAGGCGGACGTGTTCAGCTACGGCATGACGCTGCTCGAGATCGTGTCGGGGAGGCGGAACGTGCAGGGACGACGGAGGAGGCAGGAGCagcaggacgacggcggcgcggcggcggaccgcCCATTCCCGTTGGTGGCGGCGGGcaggctcgtcggcggcggcgtaggcggaggccggcgggaggagctGGTCAGCGCCGTGGTGGACTgccggctcggcggcgacgccgacatGGGCGAGGTGGAGAGAGCATGCAGGGTGGCGTGCTGGTGTATCCAGGACGACGAGAACGCGaggccggccatggcgacggtggTGCAGGTGCTCGAAGGGCTCGTGGAGATCGGCGTCCCGCCGATTCCGAGATCACTTCAGTTCCTCGCGGAGTTGGCCGATCAATCAAATTACTTGCAGTTCTTCTCCGATTTATTACCGTCGAATTGA